The genomic DNA CGTTCAATTACCCATTTAACTTGGAAGCCCAAGCAAATTTCATTGGTAAGCGCGACAAGTGACGCCTATCAAGGCTTACCGACTATGGATAACATTACCTTTATTACTCAAAGGTCGATGACCGGAATTAAAATCTGCGATGAGGTTATGCGGCAACAAGTGACCTCTGGCATTGTCAGGGCGTCGAAGGTGACTTTGCCAAAAGCGGTGACGTATGTACAACCTACGTTTATCGCAACCTTCAAAATGGCCATCTTTCCATATTTGTCTACGGGTAAGTTGCCCATCACTGTGGCCGCAGAGATCTTAAGAATGAATGTGCGCACTTTGCAACGGCGTTTAGCGGAACATCAATTGATTTATAAAACGTTAATTGAAGAGATGACATTTGAATTGGTCTTGGCAGCGCTCAAGGAAGAGAGATGTTCTGTAACTTGCATAGCGACACGTTTTGGCTATTCTGATGGGGCTCATTTTTCGCGCGCGTTTAAACGTCGTATGGGGATGACTCCTCGTCAATATAGGTTGAGTTAACACTATTTAGTATAAAAGGTCTCTTTCTCAATGCGTGTCACCTAATGGCAATTAGTTTTGTGGATTTTCCTTAAGAT from Vibrio rarus includes the following:
- a CDS encoding helix-turn-helix domain-containing protein, which encodes MQSIDLVKVEDVRFFVDLLMQVDSDAYAVLRQATIPNDIRGAQSYDYLPESALRNALEVLGEHYSTPQLVLIFWQSIRDNYMSDFTAQLSPSIPVLDACHELTLLVKRASLGAKVYPSYIAGSWWLVREKQGQHELWYEYGEIFSVLFLLEFIRSITHLTWKPKQISLVSATSDAYQGLPTMDNITFITQRSMTGIKICDEVMRQQVTSGIVRASKVTLPKAVTYVQPTFIATFKMAIFPYLSTGKLPITVAAEILRMNVRTLQRRLAEHQLIYKTLIEEMTFELVLAALKEERCSVTCIATRFGYSDGAHFSRAFKRRMGMTPRQYRLS